In Deltaproteobacteria bacterium, a single window of DNA contains:
- a CDS encoding UbiD family decarboxylase: IKKQLPEIVDLNLPVEGVFHNLAFVSIDKRYPGQARKVMHALWGLGQMMFTKIIVIFDKEVDVQNLSQVLWRLGSNIDPRRDLVLVDGPVDVLDHASPLPHYGSKMGIDATRKWPEEGFTREWPPVITMAPEVVKKVDELWPRLGLE, encoded by the coding sequence ATCAAAAAACAACTGCCGGAGATCGTTGATCTTAATCTGCCGGTGGAAGGCGTTTTTCACAATCTGGCGTTTGTCTCGATTGACAAACGTTATCCCGGCCAGGCCCGCAAAGTCATGCATGCCCTGTGGGGCTTGGGCCAGATGATGTTTACCAAAATTATCGTCATTTTCGATAAAGAAGTAGATGTCCAAAATCTGTCGCAGGTGCTCTGGCGGCTGGGGAGTAATATCGACCCGCGGCGGGATCTGGTCCTGGTCGACGGACCGGTGGATGTGCTGGACCATGCCTCGCCCCTGCCCCACTACGGCTCCAAGATGGGCATTGATGCCACCCGCAAATGGCCCGAAGAGGGCTTTACTCGGGAATGGCCGCCAGTCATTACCATGGCCCCTGAGGTGGTCAAGAAGGTGGATGAATTATGGCCCCGCCTCGGACTGGAATAA